ggctcctcgttctttcgcattgaccgatagcaactTGCCTGTATTTGACCCTGAATACAAAGaaaggagggggttagcacagcttacggacaacCTCGAAATATTTTGGAtggaatgtgcattttttatcactcatttatgaatataaatgttttatttatatagatttttcctgattcaaaaaataacaaaaacacatggacctgcttggacaacactgaaatacatcacatccggttggCCGGTCTAGTCGCagaagttcaaatattttaacagatccgcagctcaaatcgcaTCCGAATTTTTCGCATACAGAAATGATCGGAACTAGCATCGGGACTCCTCTCCATtacaaatgaatgacttctgtcgcttgtcgtttgtCTTGTACAGTTAAACGGAGGCTTGAGGCTTTAACCAtgctgggcgtttctctctgtctagcactgaacccagtcgaccaatcataACAGACAAATCTagggtttggaaacaaatgaatcgctgaacaaatcatatgggagacgttgagataattaggtaaaaataaatgcatattatcagacaatgaaagtgttttttgaccttgcatgcatatcagcctgttgttggagaccatttttaatgcataataggggctctttaacagttaaataagtgcataatctggtatttaaagtgcacttattcttttcagaataaaacaaacattctaatgtgaatgcactacttatactatttatactaTAAAATGGCATAGAACAGTGCATAAGTATATGATTTGGGATTGTCCAtcatacaataaattaataatttagtatttcttgtatttaaaaaaaaaaacaagtagctTACCACTTTTTTTGCTCTCATAACATGGTTATATGTAGATATTGTGCTTGCTGATAAACTAGTTTTTCTGAGCATGTTTAAATGCAAAATGAGTCAATTAATGAAAACACAGATCATACAAAAATGCTTTACAcaaaatttaaattgtattacTATCAtatagaaaacacacacacacacacacacgcacacacacacaagcatgtaaCAGAACATGCAAATTTAGCATAGCAGGTTCTTATGAAGGTCAGTTTCGACTGAGGCATGGACAGTTCAATGACAGTCTGGCATCATGTCTGTTCAGAGGTTTAGCTTAGTTCTGCTTCTTGCAAAAAAATGTCTCTTTGCATATTTCTTCATATAGCCAGGGTATCCAGAGTGTCTCAAAGTGTGGTgacttaaaaaacaaataataaaaaacaagaattgACCAGGTGATATTGGATGAGCACAAGTTCTCCCAGGGAAAAGGGACAACTTTTCAGTAAAGTGCATTAGAATGCTATGAGACTTATTTGGGAGACCGATTGaggaaaataataacaataataataataataataaaatccttACAATTCACACAACTAGTATTCCCAAAAAGTTCTGTACTTGGCAGTGTAAGGTCAGCTGTCTCTCCAACTCTGCTCGACTATTGCTGACACACGCTTCTCATACTCCCGTTTGTTCTCCTGGTAAAGTTGAGCTGCTTGGCTATTAGCTGGACTGTTCGGGTTTGGTTCATCAAGTAAAGACTGAGgaaaacccaaaaaataaaataaaaatgtgagcaAGCTGTGTTTGATTTGCATTTGTACTCATAATGGTAAAAACCtttccaacctttttttttttttttttacctggatTGAAGTGAGAATTGATGACACATCATAAGTTGGACTCCAACGATTTTGTAGGATATCAAGACATATACTTCCATCTGCATATACTAACGTTAAAGTATCACTGTTGTTATTGTTATCAAGAAGACAGATTAAAAATGCTATGTTAATGAttctgaaattaataataataataaaaaagcttacCATTAggatgaaacatttttgaaacaaatctcaCTGTGGGCGGTTTGTTTGGGTATTCTTCTGTAAATTCTACTGTCAATTTGAACGTACCTTTAAACACAAAAGGTTTACAATATAGGGCAATGGCATCATACTCCTGACTTGAATTACTAAAAGATTTTGCAATgcattaatgtttatatttaccATCTTCAAAAGGAGTTCCctctggtctgttaaatacatgTATAATTTACATTTCTCAAATTTGCATAACAACAAAGATTATGTGTAAACAGGCACAGGTGGATTACTATCAGGCAAGTTTTAGTGTTCAAGCCTTTTGTGGTCTATAACTgtttgcaataaaacaataaggtTACATAGTCAAGAAACATGAAATTGGAAAGacacaaaactttttttattgtttcacaCAGTACAAATCTCTTCTGAAGAAGTACATACCCAAATATCACTGCATTCCATACCATGATATTGTTTTCTGACGGAGCACCACTAACACCAGCTGGTGGATCCTCTTGCAGTCTGTTGGGTTAGtttcaaaacaaacaagaaaccaaacttgtaaaactcataaGGTTTACATAAACACGAACTAATTTCCTTTTCTAAAAGAATAgcaataaaaataacagtaaaaaagtaaacattttcagTTATATTTAATGATTCGAATGTCGGATAATAACTATATACGCTAAACAAATTAGTTCTCATTCGCCGTCTTTATTAGGTATATTCGGGCGCAGTAAACAACAGATTCCCgtgtgttttcttcttcttctatgaTTTACCTTTTAAAGTCCCTCATCAGTCGCCTTCGTGCTGGAGTAGACATTCCGGAAACGGTTCAATTGTGCAAATACAAATTCTAGAGGGATAACTTTACAATTACAGAATATAAACTTTTTCTTTCTCGCCAAAGGTCCTCCTCGACTCAAATTTGCGGAATTACATTACACGGAATTACAGACGATACCACTTCAGAACGTATGGGTGAGAATCTATTAACGGACTATAAACCTTCCTTAATAACATTGGAAATCGACGTTGCTAGCCTTGGAATTATGTAGAAATGTATACATTGTCAATATTTCAATAAACATGTACTGCTATTTAAAAGATTTATAATCAGTCACATGAAACATAAATGTCCTCCCCCTTGCgtttaataaaagcaaaaatccATTTGTTGTGGGCGGAGAGCTCATGACGTTGTACGCGTCGCAGGGAGCAGTGCCAtcctatattttacagtctatggtgccatcacagtaaaggctgatttaaggtcAACACAGACGACAGGTGACACCCGTGTGTCAAATAGTCTAAACACGTTAAGCAGGAAGCTGTGGTTGGTGTACGAGTTTCCCATGGGAAGAGTCATTATTTCAAACTCGGCAAGTtaacaaaaacacagaaaaaaaaaacttatgcagtattaataattactatacatataaataaatatacatatacataaatatatatatatatatatatatatatatatatatatatatatatatatatatatatatatatatatatatatatacatacatacatatatatatatatatacatatatatatatatatatatatatatatatatataaatatatacatacatatacatatatatatgtacatacatatttatatatatatatgcatatatatatatatatatatatatatatatatatatatatatatatatatatatatatatatatatacatatatatatatatatatatatatatatatatacatatatatatatatatatatatacatatatatatatatatatatacatatatatatatatatatatatatatatatatatacatatatatatatatatatatatatatatatatatatatatatacatatatatatatatatatatatacatacatatatatatatatatatatatatacatacatatatacatacatatatatatatatatatatatatatatatatatatatatatacatacatatatatatatacatatatatatatatatatttacacacatatatatacatatatatatatatatatacatatatatatatatatatatatatatatatatacatatatatatatatatatatatatatatatatatacatatatatatatatatatatatatacatatacacatatatatatatacacatatacacacatatatatatatacatatacacacatatatatatgtatatatatgtatatatatatatatatatatatatatatattatatatatatatacatatacacatatatatatatatatatacatatgtatatacatatatacatatatatatatatatatatatatatatatatatatatatatacatatatatatatatatatatatatatatatatatatatatatatacatatatatataaacatatatatgtatatacatacatatatatatatatacatacatatatatattataatatatatatatatatatatatatatacatatatatatatatacatatatatatatatacatatatatatatatacacatatatatatatatacatatatatatatatacatatatatatatatatatatatatataaattacattatatatataaacatatatatatatataaacatatatatatatatatatatatatatatatatatataaatatatatatatatatacatatattatatatatacatatacacatatatatatcatatatatatatatatatatacatatacatatatatatatatatatatatatataatatatattatatatatatatatacatatacacatatatatatatatatatatacatatatatatatatatatatatatatatatatatatatatatatatatatatatacacatatatatatatacatatatataaaaaaattaaatactatacatatatacctacatattataataatatatatatatatatatatatatatatatatatatttatatatattatataatatcataatatataccctatatctatatatctatctacatatagacatacatatatctcatatatatacatatatatataatatatatatatatatatatataatatatatatatatatatatatatatatacatatatatacatatatatgtatatatatatatatataatatatatatatatatatatatacatatatatatatatacatatatatatatatatacatatatatatatacatatatatatatatatatatatatatatatatatatatatacatacatatatatatgtatacatgtatatatatatatatatacatatatatatatatacatacatatgtatatacatatatatatacatatatatatatatatacatacatatgtatatacatatatatatacatatatatatatatatatatatatatatatatatatatacatatatatatacatatatatatatatatacatatatatatatatatatatatatatatatatatacatttacatatatacatatacatatatatatatacatatatatatatatatatataaatatatatacatatatatacatacatatatacatatatatatatacatatatatatatatatatatatatatatatatatatatatatacatatatatacatatatatatataaatatatatacatatatatacatacatatacatacatatatatacatatatatatgtatatatatatatatatatatatatacatatatatacatatatatatatatatatatatacatatatatacacatatatatatatatatatatatatatacatatatatatatatatatatatatatatatatacatacatatatatatatatacatatatatatgtatacatgtatatatatatatacatatatatatatatatacatatacatacatatgtatatacatatatatatacatatatatatatatatatatatatatacatatatatatatatacacatatatatatacacacatatatacatatatatatatatatatatataaacatatatatatatatatacatacatatatatatatacatacatatatatatatatatatatatatatatatatatatatatatatatacatacatatatacatatatacatatatatatatatacatatatatatatatatatatatacatatatacatatatatatatacatatatatatacatatatatatatatatatatatatatatatatatatacaaatatatatatatacatatatacatatacatatatacatatacatatatacatatacatatacatacacacacacacacacacatatactcacacacacactttttaggATCAATGAACTCAGATATGATATGAGCTTTTTTTCCATTGCTTTTCTGAGTGCAATATGGCAAATTCACATACACAGAGATTACATGAGGGTTAAACCGTGTGCACTTAAATAAACAAAGtcatatttttgcttttaaaataaacagatttaatgtCTTTacctatgaaaaaaataaaaacttatatGTGCACTTTAATATATAAGAATTGTGTTTGTGTAGCAAAGGGAATTCTTTTAATGTACAAATGGTTTTTAATCAGAACATAGGGTACAAAGATAAAGGAATGTCATATATCTTTCAATAAACAACACTGTTTTACAGTTAGCATGTAAGCTTTGCTTCTcaggaaaaaagtaaaaagtactaaaacaaaaaaatcatacaaaattctCCTTTTCAAAAAGCTAGTATTCATTGGCACAAAACTACCAATTAACTATAAATCCATACACACAAAATCAACTCCTTGTACATCTGAACATTCTAACTTTTTATTACAGGGGAAAATGAAATGCACCCATTAGGCTAGCTTGAGTTCaaacacatacatataataaaataaagtcattatGTCAGGTACAAAAATGCAATACAATTGCTCCCCAATTGCTCTTATTACGGCCTGCATTACTACGGAGAcctggaagggacgtgatggtggggaaaaaaattggtggagggaaaaaaaattggtggaagaaaaaaaaactgggtgggagaaaaaaaaaaaaacagggtgataggaaaacatatttttaagttgttttgcgatccctcgcaaagatgtttctccacaaacacttcctgttcacttaatTCATGTAAACCTTCACGGTTTGCCGAAATTCTcacgtattttaccattctatcccactatcatcctatttttaagtattttcccatatttctgatatatttttaatcttgaaagcacgctgaaattaatattaatatgtctgctttcactttctttacattaaagctgtgcgtcgatcatcgCCTTTTATATGCTACatctgaaccagtgaatgcatgtataagcgctgactgacagacgcgctccaTACAAAAAACTTAtctcagatcagcttctgtacacgccatttatagaggagcaaaagtgcaggacactttcGGATTCGGGTGTATGtttaaacagacagacaaatacactgaatAATATGAAAACATCTCCGTcctacatgttttattttaaacagctaattttctcttaaatgtgcacaaacagtttataaagtaatggaatgctttcattatagatctgtgcattcttacagagacacctctgttatcaaactaaacaaaatgagagattcatttgctgctcacttgtttgatatcacaggtgtcactttaaaaggCGTgtagctgatctgggatcagtttattttacggagcgcgtctgtcagtcagcacttatacatgcattcactggttcagaggttgcatatgaaaggtGATGATCGATGCACAGCTTTATTGGAAagaaagtgggatagaatggtaaaatacgggagaatttcaGCAAAAACGTGAGGGTTTACATAAATGAAGTGagcaggaagtgtttgtggagaaacagttttgcgagagaacgcaaaacatctttgcgagggaacgcaaaaaaaacttaaaaatatgttttcctatcactctgttttttttctcccacccagtttttttttcttccaccaatttttttccccaccatcacgtcccttccaggTCTCCGTACATTAAGGTGCAAGACAACCATTCAGTTTAAGGCTGATTGTACTGGCATTATTATGACCATTATCGATCAAATGGATGGAATTTTTCCACTTTTAGCATCCATGGAACAGCTGCACGGCACTGAGAACTTCTTGGTCATAGAGCTGCTCTACTTTCACAGTTGTACTGTGCTCATGACAGATGCTAGCATCTTCCAGGTCCTCTGCCGTATCCCCAAATCCATGGTAGTGTCCATAGTGCAGATGTTCACTGGAATCTGGAGGAAATGCACCCCAGGCCGGCCGGTAAGACACACAGCTGCTTGGGCTGCCGTTGAGGTGCAGTGAGCCGCACATGTCGATTCCTGGTTCAGCTGGAATGGTCTCAACCCCATTAAAAAGAGATTCATAACATTGGCCGTTTGTGCTGAAGTTGTTGACAGTGAAACTGTTCTGATGCCCATGACCATTCCTCAAACCTGTGGCTATGGCTTCATCTGTCATTCAAAACAAGATATGTGTCAGAAACAGAACGATAAACAAATGTCTTGATTACATATTAACTTGGACCAGACCAGAGAaaccaaaattgtacaataacACATTAGTcttcttttcatttttcattgtGTGTATTTTTGCTCACACTGCATTTCGTTTTATGCAAGATTCGAGATTGTCTACTGTACTCTAACAAAtgttcacaattttttttccttcttctaaTGTCCTAAAACACCTAAGTGTAAAGGTAATTCTTTAACTCAAATGAACTATAAACTGTCTTTCTAATTCAGATAAATGGATATTTCAGAGCCTCAAAGTTGTTTGCATTGACAGACTGCAGATTTGCCCCGAGAAACTTGGCGATCACAAATAAGCATACGAGTTTGTCCATAACCAGGGGCCAGGAACAGAAGTCATGGCTGTGGGGTCCAACATTTTTGGGTTGGGAGAGCGGATCCTCAATGAAACACTGTCTTCACGATGTTCAAGGTCAATAGACATTGGTGGAGAATGTCCAGTCCCACCTGATTTGATTTCAGCAGTTGATTCCACATTCATACTCTCAAGCTCCTCTCCAATTTCACTGTTTGTCCTGACTGAGGAATTCCTTTCTGAAatgaaaaattgtaataattatagcctagatatatatatatatatatatatatatatatatatatatatatatatatatatatatatatatatatatatatatatatatatatatatatttttttttttttttaaagacttccTTGATCTCATATTGCACAAGCACAATACAAATGGTACTTACTATCAGTTCTTGCTTTTTTAACATGGTTTGATTCTGTGCCGTCAAAAAATCTTTTCCTATTAGTTGTCCCATTCAAAAGACTGCGACCCTGAATGTGCATGTGGTCAGTCCCATTATGGGTGAATCCATTTAGCTGATTTATCTGGTTGTGAGCATTACAGAGGAGCTGAGCACAATCATGGAAGCCTTGTGCATGAGCCAGGTCAGCAGCAGCTAAACCATTTGCATTCTTCAAGCTGCAcagtgagtaaaaaaaaaaaagacaaaaaaaaaaaaaaaaaaaaaagacaaaaaaaattagttGGTCCTGGAATTGTATATTgttatataatgttataacaCTTTTGGATAACATTTAAAAGGCTGAaaagtttttgcattttgttCTAGAAGCTAGTTTTAGGAAAGGCCCAGACAGATATTCACTCACTGCATAAGGAAAACTACtattttttgggggaaaaaaataaataaataaaattcttgcTAATAGAGGTTGAAATGTTTCGCAAATAGTAGGGGTTTAACtcaggccagtgggcaaatttggccaggatgccactgtccatcatggcttcctaaccatccccatataatAATTGTCTTCATCACTCTTtagtctcctctccaccaatcagctggtgtgcggtcttgCGCAATATGGCTGTATGCCAatatggtggtggatgaggagattccagaAGTGCTATATAACATgcaatgattattatttaaaaatgtaagaattattattattaaagacattaaacaaatatgctaaacatttaaactaaGGAAGTCAGAGAACATTTGCGTGTAACCAAAGTGCTAAAAGATTATCAGGCATTAGAtttctttaaaagtttttttttttgccagagaTTTAGCAAATACGACTAAACCCCGTCTTtgagacattattattatttataaataaacatcaagGGTCCCACTTTGTATTAGGATGCCTTAAGTAGTGTgcttacatttaattattcattttgtgAATGCACTGTTTGATCTAAGAAGGTAGTAAATGCTTCCAAGTATGTCAGACTAaacctttaaaggtgcagtatgcaagtttgacacccagtggttgaactaggtgttgcactcctggatcaaaacacatgcaagtgcaggttgccagattgaggaccggAGTGAGTGCTTTAAACCGttctctaaataaaagcaacagctcCCGataggaatattttccatattaaaagaagtttttgttctaaccaacagcaTGAATTGATATAtgagaaatggcttctatttctcactggtgaacaacagaaaactatgacaatgatcacctctggtaaacctcatgtgttttttttttttattgttaaatgctaccaatgtgagtctgaatgccattttacatgacatgtatTGCCAAATACTAAAAGTAGCAGCAGAtatttcacctcagatctggaaaataaaataaaccgtttaaaatttaactttagaacacatatgagtgattcagcaagtacatttaataatgttaaagagggttaatgtgtattaaataaattataaaccttactattttgtgagtaagtgcatattctgtgcttctgaatggctgtatttaaatttctgtcgtgtttcgtctgctgCAAACAGCCAACTTGCTTATCACTGCAGTGTTTCCCCTACTATTATATTAGGGGGCGCCCCGTCCTCCCAACGGCTTTCCCCGCCCCCTtgaagttaattgtattttatatatagcgccagatcacaacttcttttaataaacaagctaaatagccgtatgtaatatcttatttacacaacggcaTGTAATTACTGTCTCTACATGGTTGCGCAATTAAttttctgctctctgaatcacTCACGGTGTAGTTCTACATAGCCACTCTCATCGCGTGAGTGAtgctctctttgttgcaagtgcagccattgtattttcagtgttttgagctgctgtgacgcgtTCGCCCATATCTAGCATCTCATCCAACCTTATGACCTCTCCCAGAAGCTTCGCGAGTCTACCACAAATTTATACTGGCTCCCTGATCCTACTCGGAAATCATGGTGATGAGAGTAAATGAGCAAGATAACAGATCacgagaggcacagtgatggtctacgcattacatttgttaggttaaatcaatagagcagtaaagatatcaGGGTGTAAATCCCTCTCTCTCATTGAGGAATCTGGTGTCAATAGTTGTagacgagcaaaatatttgaatggcctttttacatataacaactgaaagttctgttttgacaatattgcaaattcactaaaagctggcttgaattattagataaataaaacggTTTCgaaattgcattgtaattttttttttatttgcgtgtTATATTAATTtctgtggcagttcattctgccgtggcaacccctgataaataagggactaagccagagtaaaatgaatggatgaattattttctgtaaagctgcttctggccatgacacgttcacatctaaatggttataagagatgtgtttaaggtaTTGTATGCAGCATCCTTGATTttttctcttaggtaaggcaagatcttctcttaaggttcatacttaatgggaaaatgtgctcaatgcattataaagcttgaagcattagaatcggtgctcagtatcagccgatcaccatggcaaggaatcggtactcagtatcggctaCAAAAATCctaatcggagcatccctagctttgacccaacttggctgtcacagcagcaatact
This genomic stretch from Danio aesculapii chromosome 1, fDanAes4.1, whole genome shotgun sequence harbors:
- the LOC130229861 gene encoding ubiquitin-conjugating enzyme E2 A-like, encoding MSTPARRRLMRDFKRLQEDPPAGVSGAPSENNIMVWNAVIFGPEGTPFEDGTFKLTVEFTEEYPNKPPTVRFVSKMFHPNVYADGSICLDILQNRWSPTYDVSSILTSIQSLLDEPNPNSPANSQAAQLYQENKREYEKRVSAIVEQSWRDS
- the LOC130229873 gene encoding ankyrin repeat domain-containing protein 10-like — its product is MHIQGRSLLNGTTNRKRFFDGTESNHVKKARTDKRNSSVRTNSEIGEELESMNVESTAEIKSDEAIATGLRNGHGHQNSFTVNNFSTNGQCYESLFNGVETIPAEPGIDMCGSLHLNGSPSSCVSYRPAWGAFPPDSSEHLHYGHYHGFGDTAEDLEDASICHEHSTTVKVEQLYDQEVLSAVQLFHGC